A genomic region of Rhodospirillales bacterium contains the following coding sequences:
- a CDS encoding HAD family hydrolase, producing the protein MEWCAQSWGIIWDLDGTLYCDDTPEMDDASKKAATQSIMDLCQDIDFQTAESLALNCYGEYGASIEHCFAPHNINEKDLHILYHAILDASSISYSEDVVAGFSQLYNSFRHVLLTHASGQWAQKVLERLQLTEFFPAERVIALENVGFCKKTEGTSPFLLALKTLGSPPDRTIFIDDHEENLAVAASLGIHTIHFSYPPQTHLDEQSTFGDLVKMILSHTELE; encoded by the coding sequence ATGGAATGGTGTGCGCAGAGTTGGGGTATTATTTGGGATTTAGATGGAACTCTTTATTGCGACGATACACCAGAGATGGATGATGCTTCCAAGAAGGCTGCAACTCAGAGCATCATGGATTTATGTCAGGACATAGATTTCCAAACGGCAGAGTCGTTAGCTTTAAATTGTTATGGAGAATATGGCGCTTCCATAGAGCATTGTTTTGCACCGCATAACATAAATGAAAAAGACCTGCATATCCTTTATCATGCTATTCTTGATGCAAGCTCCATTTCGTATTCAGAGGATGTTGTGGCAGGCTTTTCCCAGCTATATAACAGTTTCCGGCACGTTTTATTGACGCATGCATCAGGTCAATGGGCACAGAAAGTTCTTGAGCGATTACAATTGACGGAGTTTTTTCCTGCTGAGAGGGTTATTGCTCTGGAAAATGTGGGGTTTTGTAAAAAAACAGAGGGTACGTCTCCTTTTTTGTTGGCGCTCAAAACACTAGGGTCTCCTCCGGACAGAACTATCTTTATAGATGATCACGAAGAAAACTTGGCTGTTGCTGCCAGTTTGGGTATCCATACGATTCATTTTTCGTACCCTCCCCAAACTCATTTGGACGAGCAGAGTACTTTTGGCGACTTGGTAAAGATGATATTGTCTCACACAGAGCTTGAATAG
- the hisS gene encoding histidine--tRNA ligase, with protein sequence MSAAKSPKTPQRISGFPEWLPEQRIIELQWEDIIRHHYESYGYTPLQTSVMEEVSTLCSKGGDVDNEIFSVGRLNGSEDSDKDAKIALHFDLTVPMARYVAQNYNELQFPFKRYQIQKSYRGERAQQGRYREFTQADIDVLDRDDVSIEFDAELPRIAHKILTDMGLPSTVTHINNRKLMQGFYAGLEISEPMLAIQIVDKIDKIGPDGVRDSLKTQMGLSDRVIDSCLKLAQIKSTDASFAFQVAALGVTNDTLTEGLDELSYVISSLEDLPQGSIMANMAIARGLNYYTGTVYEGKFRDYPDFATIYGGGRYDNLVGIFHKQSLPGVGISIGLTRIFGKLLEEGLINVKESSPTNILVVRYQDGADPKLLTQIAENLRANGNNVEVYHQGAKIQKQIKYALAKGIPYVLFPSTNPEHSHEIKNLSTREQRPVDPATWVVPEENRGYSSRILISPARALKPF encoded by the coding sequence ATGAGTGCGGCAAAATCCCCCAAAACGCCCCAAAGAATTAGCGGCTTTCCTGAATGGCTCCCAGAACAACGAATTATTGAACTTCAATGGGAAGACATAATCCGTCACCATTACGAAAGCTACGGATACACTCCTTTGCAAACATCTGTAATGGAGGAAGTCTCCACTCTTTGTTCAAAGGGGGGGGATGTAGATAATGAAATATTTTCTGTCGGTCGTTTGAATGGAAGTGAAGACAGTGACAAAGACGCAAAGATTGCCCTGCACTTCGACTTAACCGTCCCAATGGCAAGATACGTTGCACAAAACTACAATGAGTTGCAATTCCCATTTAAACGCTATCAAATTCAAAAGTCCTACCGAGGAGAACGCGCACAACAAGGGCGCTACCGCGAATTCACCCAAGCCGATATTGATGTTCTGGATCGGGATGATGTGTCGATTGAGTTTGATGCCGAACTACCGAGAATTGCACACAAAATTTTGACGGATATGGGACTGCCTTCAACAGTAACGCACATCAACAATAGAAAACTGATGCAAGGTTTCTATGCCGGCCTGGAAATTTCGGAGCCCATGCTTGCCATTCAAATCGTTGACAAAATCGATAAAATTGGTCCCGATGGTGTAAGGGACTCTCTAAAGACCCAAATGGGATTATCGGATAGAGTTATTGATTCCTGTTTGAAACTTGCGCAAATCAAATCTACAGATGCCAGCTTTGCATTCCAAGTCGCGGCTTTGGGAGTCACAAACGATACCCTTACAGAAGGTTTGGATGAGCTTTCCTATGTTATTTCTTCACTAGAAGACCTTCCGCAGGGCTCCATCATGGCCAATATGGCGATTGCACGCGGCCTCAATTATTATACAGGCACAGTGTATGAGGGGAAATTTAGAGACTACCCTGATTTTGCTACAATATACGGTGGCGGCCGATATGATAACCTAGTGGGCATCTTCCACAAACAAAGTCTACCAGGCGTAGGCATATCTATCGGGTTGACCCGAATCTTTGGCAAGCTCTTGGAAGAAGGGTTGATCAATGTGAAAGAAAGCAGTCCAACGAACATACTGGTCGTTCGCTATCAGGATGGTGCAGATCCTAAACTTTTGACACAAATTGCCGAAAACCTCCGTGCCAATGGCAATAATGTAGAAGTTTACCACCAAGGTGCAAAAATACAGAAACAAATAAAATATGCCTTGGCCAAAGGCATCCCCTATGTGCTATTTCCTTCTACTAATCCTGAACACTCACATGAAATCAAAAACCTGAGCACAAGGGAACAACGTCCAGTTGATCCTGCAACTTGGGTGGTTCCCGAAGAGAATCGCGGCTACTCTTCGAGAATATTGATTTCTCCCGCACGGGCATTAAAACCGTTCTAA
- a CDS encoding radical SAM protein encodes MKIFNIEPSANTMHATLIRENAPPPPIGATIEWAINNSCNLSCQHCYMEAASLTQGKRTSEKDLKWEIAQQIVRSAQVICISGGEPTLDKDLFDLIRYFRLMGIETWLGTNGTVPRKNLVAEIRNSRLNGVQVSLDSHNPDIHDKFRGVPGSWHKSIEFLKELKAEGIPFGINHTVHSENIKEFSDLYRLVDQLDAQFLYVLKFTPCGSGENNEQYCLSREDEKSFVLDTLVPLGHTSHIDIMTSMPSWNLLMGKSDENSVGCSHGHSIFISHKGELLSCPMVGDMYGNVLEDDQWLESFKEKTGPLRDRFNISGDCSECPASQHCGGCPAISQTKSPDPLSDGECWVYQDILRQFSPRSG; translated from the coding sequence ATGAAAATTTTTAATATCGAACCATCCGCAAATACAATGCATGCAACCCTAATAAGGGAAAATGCCCCCCCTCCTCCAATTGGAGCCACCATAGAGTGGGCCATAAACAACAGCTGTAATTTAAGCTGCCAACATTGTTACATGGAAGCTGCCTCCCTAACACAAGGAAAGCGGACATCAGAGAAAGATCTTAAATGGGAGATAGCTCAACAAATCGTCCGTTCAGCGCAAGTGATCTGCATCAGTGGTGGGGAACCTACGCTTGATAAGGACTTATTTGACTTAATTCGATATTTTCGACTCATGGGGATAGAAACTTGGCTAGGCACCAATGGAACCGTACCAAGAAAAAATTTGGTCGCAGAAATTAGAAATTCCAGACTAAACGGAGTCCAAGTCAGTTTGGATTCTCACAATCCGGACATACACGACAAGTTCAGAGGTGTTCCCGGATCGTGGCACAAGAGCATAGAGTTTTTGAAAGAACTCAAGGCAGAAGGTATTCCCTTCGGAATCAATCACACGGTTCATTCCGAGAACATCAAAGAATTTTCTGATCTATACCGGTTAGTAGACCAGTTAGACGCCCAGTTCCTCTATGTTTTAAAATTTACACCTTGCGGCTCAGGAGAGAATAATGAACAATATTGTCTCTCTCGAGAAGATGAAAAATCATTTGTTTTAGATACGCTTGTACCTTTAGGTCACACCTCACATATCGACATCATGACAAGCATGCCTTCGTGGAATTTGCTGATGGGAAAAAGTGACGAAAATTCTGTAGGCTGCTCACATGGCCATTCTATTTTTATTAGTCACAAAGGAGAACTTCTAAGTTGCCCTATGGTAGGAGATATGTATGGAAATGTACTCGAAGATGATCAATGGCTAGAATCTTTCAAAGAAAAAACCGGACCATTGAGAGATCGCTTTAATATCAGTGGCGATTGCAGCGAATGCCCTGCATCCCAACATTGCGGGGGATGTCCCGCTATTTCCCAAACAAAGTCCCCAGACCCTTTGAGTGATGGTGAATGCTGGGTTTATCAAGACATACTACGTCAGTTTAGTCCAAGGAGCGGATAA
- the hisC gene encoding histidinol-phosphate transaminase, which yields MPNVSKTNDSTFLQITPRESISDISSYNVAYDADALVDPEFVKLDANENTYPLPDKIRNMLNEVVHQVPLSRYPDPLATKLRQKISNSMNVDINNLLIGNGSDELLSLIFLAYFGKRVAIPTFSYPIYYHLAKVYEMEVIDINLLETNFDLPPDTYEQLVKDKPDLVIFAYPNNPTGNCFSEREILAAISALPKTLFVIDEAYHDFSRKTFVSHALTLPNVIILRTLSKAYGLAALRVGIAIATPEILDVLLKIKIPYNVGVLSQAIASAFFEDLQKHIPTVIKNNDLERKRISKILSDNFKFKVFHSDANFLFVKIPDVIDISKLTLDLLKQKVQLRFFNYREHGLYLRFSIGTSHDNDIALASLKSLLAQLRGNGKSKSSASE from the coding sequence ATGCCTAATGTGTCTAAAACAAACGACAGCACCTTCCTGCAAATTACCCCTCGCGAGTCGATCTCTGACATATCTTCGTATAATGTTGCATATGATGCCGATGCCCTCGTAGACCCTGAATTCGTCAAACTGGACGCTAATGAAAACACATACCCTCTTCCAGATAAAATCCGGAATATGTTGAACGAGGTAGTCCACCAAGTCCCCCTATCGCGCTATCCTGATCCCCTTGCAACCAAGCTCCGGCAAAAAATATCAAATAGCATGAATGTTGACATCAACAATCTGCTAATAGGAAACGGAAGCGATGAATTGCTAAGCCTCATTTTCCTAGCCTATTTCGGCAAGCGAGTCGCCATCCCGACTTTTAGCTATCCCATATATTACCATTTGGCAAAAGTTTATGAGATGGAAGTCATTGATATTAATCTTTTAGAAACAAATTTCGACCTGCCCCCGGATACTTACGAGCAATTGGTAAAAGACAAGCCTGATCTGGTAATATTTGCCTATCCGAACAACCCGACAGGAAACTGCTTCTCGGAAAGAGAGATACTCGCAGCAATTTCAGCGTTGCCGAAAACATTATTTGTTATAGATGAGGCGTATCACGACTTTAGTAGGAAAACCTTTGTCTCCCATGCATTGACACTACCCAATGTTATTATCCTTCGCACCCTTTCCAAAGCTTATGGACTAGCCGCACTAAGAGTTGGCATCGCCATCGCCACACCCGAAATTCTGGATGTGCTCTTGAAAATAAAGATTCCATATAATGTAGGAGTGTTATCTCAAGCAATAGCATCGGCCTTTTTTGAAGATCTGCAAAAACACATCCCGACCGTTATTAAAAACAACGATCTCGAAAGAAAACGCATATCAAAAATTTTATCCGACAATTTCAAGTTTAAAGTTTTCCATTCTGATGCCAATTTTCTGTTTGTAAAAATTCCAGATGTCATTGACATTTCCAAGCTCACACTTGATCTACTGAAACAAAAAGTGCAGCTTAGGTTTTTTAACTATCGCGAGCATGGGCTATACTTACGCTTCTCAATTGGCACGTCGCATGATAACGACATAGCGCTTGCCTCCCTAAAAAGTTTGCTGGCACAACTTCGTGGAAATGGGAAGAGCAAGAGCTCGGCCTCTGAATGA
- a CDS encoding thiamine pyrophosphate-binding protein has product MVLSVLKGSEIVINFLKRNGFTHVFGIPGRKILPLYDAAYRMGGIEMVVTLHEQGASYMATCFSHINGKGCCVGMTGPGTMNLINGVAVAYTDSVPLLVIGGQTPVEDTGKYAIQESTGIGRTPNQMKVMQAVSKHAIQVRSSTQLLSALREGYLISNTGRKGPVFIEIPQNVLQEDIEIKEDDLFVDLTKEYSIKKSDALVNTEKLRKATSMIRSSTRPLLLLGNGAQIANAENEAMELVEHTGIPFATSLPAKGLLNEDHELSLGCLGIWGQKAANDYILNHADVLIAVGTTFQELSTLGWRSLKNKKIIRVDIDPDELTRNINPDLSVLSDAKIFLADILNEFASNQTEQPIYKNFREAREKIKDLKEKHGYYETISLADYSIKENDDRLQPYDVLIELSKLRSPQDIIVLDVGENAYFSQFLVKSYSRKTYIVNAGLGSMGFAAPGAVGISMANPEATVISISGDGGFLMMGNDISTGASYNCKVVWCVLNNGILGTQKHYQRDYCDGRYIGCHLPDIDITEYARSLGVDAVTITNIKQFREEFQAALQGNKPRLLNIVISNETSPKPPFFF; this is encoded by the coding sequence ATGGTTTTATCTGTACTCAAAGGCTCAGAAATTGTAATAAACTTCCTAAAGAGAAACGGTTTTACTCACGTTTTCGGCATCCCAGGACGCAAAATTCTTCCTCTATATGATGCAGCATACCGAATGGGTGGAATTGAAATGGTTGTTACTCTTCACGAACAGGGGGCATCCTATATGGCCACCTGCTTCTCCCATATAAATGGCAAAGGCTGCTGTGTTGGGATGACCGGCCCGGGCACCATGAACCTTATAAACGGTGTTGCTGTTGCCTATACGGATTCTGTCCCTCTGCTTGTGATTGGCGGACAAACTCCTGTCGAGGATACAGGAAAATACGCTATACAAGAAAGTACGGGCATTGGAAGAACGCCCAATCAAATGAAAGTAATGCAAGCGGTCAGCAAGCATGCCATCCAAGTTAGGTCATCTACACAACTCTTATCAGCTCTACGTGAAGGCTATCTGATTAGCAATACGGGACGCAAAGGCCCAGTTTTCATAGAAATCCCCCAAAATGTTCTGCAAGAAGACATTGAAATTAAAGAAGATGACCTTTTTGTGGATCTTACAAAAGAATACTCAATAAAAAAGTCTGACGCGTTGGTGAATACAGAAAAACTGCGCAAAGCGACCTCCATGATCAGGAGCAGCACACGCCCTCTACTGCTACTTGGCAACGGCGCCCAAATTGCAAACGCAGAAAACGAAGCCATGGAATTAGTAGAACATACCGGAATTCCATTTGCAACATCCTTGCCAGCCAAAGGATTGTTAAACGAAGATCATGAGTTGTCACTGGGCTGCCTTGGAATTTGGGGGCAAAAAGCTGCCAATGATTATATCCTCAATCATGCAGATGTTCTTATTGCCGTGGGAACCACTTTTCAAGAGCTTTCTACCCTTGGCTGGAGAAGTCTCAAAAACAAAAAGATTATTCGAGTGGACATAGATCCGGATGAATTGACCCGCAATATCAATCCGGACCTTTCCGTCTTGTCTGATGCCAAGATCTTTCTGGCAGATATCCTAAATGAATTTGCTAGCAATCAAACAGAACAACCTATTTATAAAAACTTTCGGGAAGCACGCGAGAAGATCAAAGATCTAAAAGAAAAACATGGATACTATGAGACCATCAGCCTTGCCGACTATTCGATCAAGGAAAATGATGATCGTTTACAGCCCTATGACGTTTTAATCGAACTTAGCAAGTTGCGCAGCCCTCAGGACATTATCGTACTTGATGTCGGAGAAAACGCCTATTTCAGCCAGTTTCTTGTAAAGTCGTATTCTCGCAAGACATACATCGTCAATGCGGGATTGGGGAGCATGGGATTTGCCGCACCGGGGGCGGTTGGCATTAGTATGGCCAACCCCGAGGCAACAGTCATCAGCATCTCCGGAGACGGCGGTTTTCTGATGATGGGAAATGATATCTCTACAGGAGCCTCCTACAATTGCAAAGTTGTATGGTGCGTTCTGAATAATGGAATACTCGGAACCCAAAAACACTATCAAAGAGACTATTGTGATGGACGCTATATCGGGTGCCACTTACCGGATATAGACATTACAGAATACGCGCGCTCTTTAGGCGTTGATGCCGTCACAATCACAAATATTAAACAGTTCAGGGAGGAATTTCAAGCCGCCCTCCAAGGGAATAAACCCAGACTTCTCAATATTGTTATCAGTAATGAAACAAGTCCTAAACCCCCATTCTTTTTTTAA
- a CDS encoding aminotransferase class III-fold pyridoxal phosphate-dependent enzyme, giving the protein MKTPSSIAGRFDLHGLMIENANGCYVTDVSDGQCIDFILGNLTQIAGHNGISFQSAILETLERYTNVGDYANIEIPPVANDILEISQKHSLRFTNSGSEAVHLAIRLARATTGRSKIIKFVGHYHGWLNEEIYAFLPATVSTGIPDSLKQEMISVEWNDKTAVEEALSKYAGEVAAIICEPALSHSGFIPPFDDFLSFLRQQSDKNDAVLIFDECVTGFRIALGGAQQYYGVKADIVTYSKAVSGGFPMGVVAGIERVMKCVNNWDVFHASTFDSNPLSLAAAATTIRHLRDTDTIARIEENTNYLRKGIEDLLVERGMPGIVQSGTGIMQMYFTEKDSIRSYKDAQSTDWRQFRKFIKEMQKLKVHFAEGDLWFEDPDRVWIGAIFLSSMHTQDVLDEVLDRMRTALNAL; this is encoded by the coding sequence ATGAAAACACCAAGCTCAATTGCGGGCCGCTTTGATTTGCATGGATTGATGATAGAAAATGCAAACGGCTGCTATGTTACAGACGTTAGTGACGGACAATGTATTGACTTTATCTTGGGAAATTTAACTCAAATTGCCGGGCACAACGGGATTAGCTTTCAATCTGCCATACTGGAAACGCTCGAAAGATACACCAATGTTGGGGACTATGCGAACATTGAAATTCCGCCCGTAGCGAATGATATCTTGGAGATCTCTCAAAAACACAGTTTGCGTTTTACCAACTCAGGATCCGAAGCAGTTCATTTGGCGATCAGATTGGCGCGCGCTACGACTGGCCGTAGCAAAATTATAAAATTCGTAGGCCATTATCACGGATGGCTTAATGAAGAAATTTATGCGTTTCTTCCCGCCACCGTATCCACAGGCATCCCCGATTCATTGAAACAGGAAATGATTTCGGTAGAATGGAACGATAAGACCGCCGTTGAGGAAGCATTAAGCAAATATGCAGGAGAAGTCGCAGCCATCATCTGCGAACCGGCTTTATCTCACTCCGGATTTATCCCGCCTTTTGATGATTTCCTTTCTTTTCTGAGACAACAATCAGATAAAAATGATGCCGTCCTCATTTTTGATGAATGCGTAACCGGATTCAGAATTGCCCTAGGCGGCGCCCAACAATATTACGGAGTTAAAGCAGATATTGTAACATACTCCAAAGCCGTAAGCGGAGGTTTTCCAATGGGGGTTGTCGCTGGAATAGAAAGAGTTATGAAGTGCGTGAACAACTGGGATGTTTTCCATGCCTCCACATTTGACAGCAATCCTCTATCGCTAGCAGCTGCGGCAACAACAATCAGGCACCTTCGCGACACGGACACAATTGCGAGGATTGAAGAGAATACAAACTATCTCAGGAAAGGAATTGAAGACCTTCTTGTTGAAAGAGGAATGCCCGGAATCGTGCAGTCCGGCACTGGAATCATGCAAATGTATTTCACGGAAAAAGATAGCATTCGCTCCTACAAAGACGCCCAGTCAACCGACTGGCGACAATTCAGAAAATTCATTAAAGAAATGCAAAAACTCAAAGTTCACTTTGCAGAAGGCGATTTGTGGTTTGAAGATCCTGATCGTGTCTGGATTGGAGCCATATTTCTTTCTTCCATGCACACACAAGATGTTCTTGATGAAGTTTTGGATAGAATGAGAACAGCCTTAAACGCACTGTGA
- a CDS encoding cupin domain-containing protein has protein sequence MLIDAVIKFLDKEKKQEIIPGTDMVALEKNSVLSIDYIEMKPGSEEHTIIHRKTNEMIFITEGAVLSKIGGKEVTLRKGDYVAIPCGTKHMFMNNTNKLVGLISVCTPPYDENDVFNDAECDIR, from the coding sequence TTGTTAATTGATGCTGTAATAAAATTCCTTGATAAAGAGAAAAAACAGGAAATCATCCCCGGAACCGATATGGTGGCTCTGGAAAAAAATAGCGTTCTAAGCATAGACTACATTGAAATGAAACCCGGTTCCGAAGAACACACGATAATACACCGAAAAACTAATGAAATGATATTCATCACAGAAGGGGCGGTCCTTTCCAAAATTGGTGGAAAGGAAGTCACTCTAAGAAAAGGCGATTATGTTGCTATACCTTGCGGCACAAAACATATGTTTATGAACAACACAAACAAACTCGTCGGACTAATTTCTGTATGTACACCACCTTATGATGAAAATGATGTATTTAATGATGCAGAGTGTGATATCCGGTAA
- a CDS encoding helix-turn-helix transcriptional regulator — MIKGYQIRAARALIDWSLKDVETACGITGQTVSNYEVGRSTLNAANLEKLIQCFEKEGVEFTDKGVQLKGTPIYYHDSPTWYLDLLDDAYHTVVDSEHPEILIENVDDKKSPPAVIKKMKKIRDSGVNFKMTAPEGETFLLAPSSCYRFIPAAYFKNWVVMLFGNKAAFSINNETRCMVIEDENMVNAMRNRFNLLWEILPELKIESTAHERI; from the coding sequence ATGATAAAAGGATACCAAATAAGGGCGGCCCGTGCGCTCATAGACTGGTCACTAAAGGATGTTGAGACAGCCTGTGGCATTACAGGTCAGACTGTTTCCAACTATGAAGTTGGGCGCAGCACCTTGAATGCAGCCAACCTCGAAAAGCTTATCCAATGCTTTGAAAAAGAGGGCGTTGAGTTCACCGACAAAGGCGTTCAGCTCAAGGGAACGCCGATTTATTATCATGACAGCCCCACATGGTATCTGGATTTGCTGGACGATGCCTATCATACGGTTGTTGACAGTGAGCACCCGGAAATCCTGATCGAGAATGTCGATGACAAGAAATCACCCCCAGCCGTTATCAAAAAAATGAAGAAAATCAGGGACAGTGGCGTGAATTTCAAGATGACGGCCCCGGAAGGCGAAACTTTTCTTTTGGCCCCGTCGTCCTGCTATCGCTTCATACCAGCGGCTTACTTTAAAAACTGGGTGGTGATGCTGTTTGGCAATAAGGCGGCTTTTTCCATCAACAACGAAACGAGATGCATGGTGATAGAGGATGAAAATATGGTCAATGCCATGCGCAACCGGTTCAATCTGCTCTGGGAAATCCTGCCGGAGCTAAAAATAGAAAGCACAGCGCATGAACGAATATAA
- a CDS encoding tRNA-dependent cyclodipeptide synthase produces the protein MNEYKVKILKPNNWRKYPVGRLDISVGMPNHEDRKFSATMAWAQRRFKHVIVSVADTLQRHNYMAEGMDQETAYTHSYDAGTAWIERHQEHLQNATVIRWDQRLTHPLYMQYMKRTLDHLMENPLFQQSLQDEALGYTARKGLAMTEDRINYLLEEIAVFDLLFKIEPAADVYPGSILPFWEHDIYKPKAAFTRIDFTRKIAA, from the coding sequence ATGAACGAATATAAAGTCAAAATCCTGAAACCCAACAACTGGCGTAAATACCCGGTCGGTCGGCTGGATATATCGGTTGGCATGCCCAACCACGAAGATCGTAAATTCAGTGCTACAATGGCATGGGCACAACGACGATTCAAACATGTCATTGTTTCGGTAGCTGATACCCTGCAACGCCATAACTATATGGCGGAAGGTATGGATCAAGAAACCGCCTATACACATTCTTATGATGCGGGGACGGCATGGATTGAACGTCATCAGGAACATTTGCAAAATGCCACTGTTATCCGCTGGGATCAACGACTGACACATCCGCTTTACATGCAATATATGAAGCGAACCCTCGATCACTTAATGGAAAACCCGCTCTTTCAGCAAAGTTTACAGGATGAAGCACTTGGCTACACCGCCCGTAAAGGACTGGCCATGACGGAGGACCGGATCAATTATCTGTTAGAAGAAATCGCTGTTTTTGATCTGCTGTTCAAAATCGAACCGGCGGCTGATGTTTACCCCGGCTCTATCCTGCCGTTCTGGGAACATGACATTTACAAGCCCAAAGCCGCCTTCACCCGGATTGATTTCACGCGGAAGATAGCAGCTTAA
- a CDS encoding tyrosine-type recombinase/integrase: protein MAIHKRLTDTGLTKLKPPETGTVEYADTVVKKLYLRHSATDVKSWRFAYRFGGQQRRMTLGRYPEISLTQARKMVMKGKEEVAIGLDPCVLQKEKIMKQLEQEALGVTVEDIYHEFFEKHARKNRQWKETKHVFTAYILPAMGNMSAQKIRRRDVMKLLDERKNSKGPSSANKTLVGLRRMYSWAIEQGKLEFNPCSNIKKPVPIQERERVLNRKEILAFWRACDRLGYPYGPLCQLLLLTGQRRSEIAKLKKSYIDLDDKIIRIPASNVKAKREQHVPLSGLAVDILKSLPHFAGPFIFTTCFGQKPVDGFGKAKSKFEGLFDAEDWRYHDLRRTCATGMAEMGVPLHTISRVLNHAEGGVTKIYARHSYLNEKREALNLWAGHVQNILKSNETDYESL, encoded by the coding sequence ATGGCGATACATAAGAGACTAACAGACACGGGGCTGACCAAATTGAAGCCCCCGGAAACAGGGACCGTGGAATACGCAGACACGGTGGTGAAGAAGCTTTATCTGCGCCACAGCGCCACGGACGTGAAATCATGGCGATTTGCCTATCGCTTCGGCGGTCAGCAGCGACGCATGACATTGGGCCGTTATCCTGAAATCAGCCTGACTCAGGCCCGCAAGATGGTTATGAAGGGCAAGGAGGAAGTGGCCATTGGCCTTGATCCGTGCGTGTTGCAAAAAGAAAAGATCATGAAACAGCTCGAACAGGAAGCGCTCGGCGTCACTGTTGAAGACATCTATCATGAATTTTTTGAAAAACACGCCCGCAAAAACCGGCAATGGAAAGAAACGAAACATGTGTTCACAGCCTACATCCTGCCCGCGATGGGGAACATGTCTGCACAAAAAATCAGGCGAAGGGACGTGATGAAACTGCTCGACGAGCGTAAAAATTCCAAAGGCCCAAGCTCGGCAAACAAAACGCTGGTCGGTCTTCGCAGGATGTATAGCTGGGCCATCGAACAGGGGAAGCTGGAATTTAATCCGTGCAGCAATATTAAAAAGCCCGTGCCCATTCAGGAGCGAGAACGCGTCCTGAACAGGAAGGAAATTTTGGCGTTCTGGCGGGCCTGTGACCGGCTGGGCTATCCATACGGTCCGCTGTGCCAGCTTTTGCTGCTCACCGGCCAGCGCCGCAGCGAAATCGCCAAGCTCAAAAAGAGCTATATTGACCTCGACGACAAAATCATCCGCATCCCGGCCAGCAACGTGAAGGCCAAACGAGAACAGCATGTGCCTTTGTCAGGCCTCGCCGTCGATATTTTAAAAAGCTTGCCACATTTCGCCGGGCCGTTCATCTTCACGACCTGTTTTGGTCAAAAGCCGGTTGACGGCTTCGGCAAGGCCAAAAGCAAATTCGAGGGGCTGTTTGATGCCGAGGACTGGCGTTACCACGATCTAAGACGGACCTGCGCCACAGGGATGGCGGAAATGGGGGTGCCATTGCACACGATCAGCCGCGTCCTGAATCATGCCGAAGGCGGCGTGACCAAGATTTATGCTCGGCATTCTTATTTGAATGAAAAGCGTGAAGCGCTTAATCTGTGGGCAGGACACGTTCAAAACATATTGAAAAGCAATGAAACAGACTATGAGTCATTATAA
- a CDS encoding AlpA family phage regulatory protein: MNDDQTLPKLEKKQGTVAPSFSQSNIQLISFDDVQSIIPLSKSRIYALIKARKFPPPVKIGEHRACWIRHEITAYRDERIAARQPWEGGDT, from the coding sequence ATGAACGACGATCAAACACTACCAAAGCTAGAGAAAAAACAGGGAACTGTCGCTCCTTCTTTTTCACAGAGCAACATTCAGCTTATCAGCTTTGACGACGTTCAGAGCATCATCCCTCTGTCTAAATCCAGAATATACGCCTTGATAAAGGCTAGGAAATTTCCACCGCCCGTGAAGATCGGTGAACATCGTGCCTGTTGGATCAGACACGAAATCACCGCCTACAGGGACGAGCGGATTGCTGCTCGCCAACCATGGGAAGGAGGTGATACATGA